From the Pedobacter cryoconitis genome, one window contains:
- a CDS encoding TlpA disulfide reductase family protein, translated as MNNRFYKIVIVSLVMLTGFMTGVYGQEVGSKLPDLSIGGAVINGSKKSTIKEMYEKGGLIINFWATWCSPCLKEQKMLDSLMQVFPDLSVLSTTYEDSILVRKHFDKIGLPKSKLMVITANDKLFHDFFKHRMIPHNIWIDKQGVIRAVTGGEEINEKNIKEFFNGNVANLYAKVDDMKFEFTKTYHVPDSMILFRSYISGMNDAITSGLLYGNEKEFNRVFAWNRPITQFFWLAFTNLKSSRMNWNLIELHSSDSTRFIQPQLDKPLFERSRYNNGNDLLTRQRKWDKDNIYCYELILPKNVDVKLASGYMLPDLEKFFNIKASTKKKRVVCNVVSLNRSKLLKLPVAKGETPSFRHKYYTLNVQSKSIDDILSGLSDDFNDNIPYINNTGYNGLLSFEIKSEKGKLTLEDVWSKLNEFGIGKVKKKRLYKILVLRDLSHPGKG; from the coding sequence GTAGGTAGCAAATTGCCGGATTTAAGTATCGGCGGTGCGGTGATTAATGGCAGTAAGAAGTCTACAATAAAGGAAATGTATGAGAAGGGGGGATTAATCATTAATTTTTGGGCAACGTGGTGCTCACCTTGTTTAAAAGAGCAGAAAATGCTTGATTCATTAATGCAGGTTTTTCCTGATTTGTCTGTTTTATCAACTACGTATGAAGACTCGATATTAGTCAGAAAGCATTTTGATAAAATTGGATTGCCAAAATCTAAATTGATGGTGATCACTGCGAATGATAAATTGTTTCACGATTTTTTTAAACACAGAATGATTCCTCACAATATATGGATAGACAAGCAGGGTGTAATAAGAGCAGTTACTGGCGGTGAGGAAATCAATGAGAAGAATATAAAAGAATTCTTTAATGGAAATGTAGCAAATCTTTATGCGAAAGTTGATGATATGAAGTTTGAGTTCACAAAAACTTATCATGTTCCTGATAGCATGATTCTGTTTCGAAGTTATATTTCTGGTATGAATGACGCGATAACCAGCGGGTTGCTATACGGTAATGAAAAAGAGTTTAATCGCGTATTTGCCTGGAACAGGCCAATTACACAGTTTTTCTGGTTAGCCTTTACCAATCTGAAAAGTTCAAGAATGAACTGGAATTTAATAGAACTGCATTCTTCTGATTCCACAAGGTTCATTCAGCCACAGTTGGATAAACCTTTATTTGAAAGGTCCCGATATAATAATGGCAACGATCTTTTGACAAGACAGCGGAAGTGGGACAAAGACAATATTTATTGTTATGAACTGATCTTACCAAAAAATGTTGATGTAAAGCTAGCTTCCGGATATATGCTCCCTGATCTTGAAAAATTCTTCAATATAAAGGCTTCAACTAAGAAGAAGAGAGTTGTTTGTAATGTAGTTTCTTTAAATCGATCAAAGTTATTAAAGCTGCCTGTTGCAAAGGGAGAAACTCCTTCTTTTCGTCATAAATACTATACTTTAAATGTACAGAGTAAGTCAATTGATGATATACTAAGTGGCTTATCAGATGATTTTAATGACAATATTCCCTATATAAATAACACAGGTTATAATGGGTTGCTTAGTTTTGAGATAAAAAGTGAAAAAGGAAAATTAACATTGGAAGATGTATGGTCTAAATTAAATGAGTTTGGTATTGGAAAGGTGAAAAAGAAGCGGTTATATAAAATTCTGGTGCTTAGAGATTTAAGCCACCCAGGTAAAGGATGA